TATCATCCGGAAAGAAGAACTTAAGATCAGTGGTATGGAAAAACATTAACTCCAATGTATCATACTTTATAACAATTATAACTCCAATGGAAAAACATTAGTTTACACTGTGCAATCTTATAATTCTATCAACTAAGCCCCTGAAGTGTGAATAAATTTAGGCTTTCAATTTGAAAATCATTCGTACATCAATTCTTACACGCATATAGACTTCTTAAAATTCTAGGCCCTCAATTTGAAAATCGTCAAATTTGAAATGGATGGTCTAAATTGGttcaattatgaaaatttactAGTTTAATTGATATAACTATAAGTCCGCACAGGTAAACTAATGTTTTGTGAGAGATGGTGTAAATTGATacatttatgaaagtttagggTTAAAGTGATACGACTTTAACCCTAAACAACCTCCAACGTTTAGGgatataaactaatttttgCCCCTTACTTTATAAGAAACTGTATATTTTAATCACATAGACAAGGCATAGGGCAGATGGGCACGAACCGATCGTAAATGCTTGGAAACGTAAgacttaaaacttaaaaagaaattaaaaacaactaaatttaatttttgccCCTTATTTGAGATCTAACAactaaaaaacttaaaaacaataaaaacaagatGAATAGTAAATGCGTAGAAACTTAAGACTTAAAACTGAATAATTAAATCTAATAATAAAGTAACTTTAGAAACACAGAACTGAAGAAAAACCACAAATCTCAACAATTTCTTAtgaataatactaataataaggTACACTAATCCGAGGAACTTGTTGCAAGTCACCATTCCTCAAAAGATAAGATATACATACCGCATAAACTCTGAATACACGATGGCCAAGTATGGATACTCCTCGGAGGTactgcaaatgcaaacacaagCAATTACTTTTATGAACAATTTCAGTGACACTTTTAACATGTTAGTCACTAGAAACATGTAAACTGTTCGGTAATGCTAAAATCTTGATGAGTTACTTCGTATAATTTTGCAACCGGTGAACAAATTGCTCAGATCTGAACTTTTAGCAACAGACAACTAAAATGGTTGGTAATTGCTTAAGTTTTAACACTTACCAGGGTAAATATAAGAAGCAAAACTATCTGCGGGACGCTGATCTCCACACAATTACCAGCTTGTGGAAAGCCATAGCTGAAAAATGCTAAACCTACAGCAGCAACCGTGGGTGCAACCACAATTGGGTTTATCAACCTGCAGATTatgagaattgaagaaaattcttTGCTCAGTGATGTAACAAAATTGTATAGCATTTGCATATATTAGGAGGCAGGAGCTTAGAATCAAGGCTTCGTAGAAGTCTTGCAGTGTAACACATGACATcagaaaaacataaacaataaaaaatgatgagCTTATCATCATTGTTAATCAAATTCGGTCTCGAGTTCTTTAGAGATACCTAGTATTCCTTCACGTTCGACTAATTTTCCAGATTATGATAGGTTAGAAATACTtatctaaaattgaaattagggAGGTAGAGACTAATTTAACACATGCTGCAATTACCTTGGCTCATTAAAAACAATCTTCAAACTTACTAAGGAATATTGTTGGGTAAGTGATGCTGAAAAGATATGCTTCATAACATAAGGAAAGTGATGGATCAGTGATAATGGAAATGATGCCCTACACCATATCGAAACAATTTGCAATAATACCTAAGGAAAAGGGTCATTAAACCACTGAATCCCAAAATGCTTTGAAATATTGAACTAATAATTATTGCTCCCTGCAGTTCTCTCATTATATGCCTGAATTTctgcaagaaaagaaaaacNACCGCAAAAACCTTTTTGGAAGGGAGTAAGTTGCTACCAGAGATGGATCATTCTTAATGTCATCAATGTGTGACCATATATACACTCCTCGCTCTTGTCGACTGCCTGGAACCGTGTTATCGAGAATGAGCGCTATAAAAAATGTCACGACCATGTTCAAGGACATGATGCCATTGAATACAAAGTCAAACTGCAAGATATCACACAGCTGGATCAGTGGAAAAAAAGCAACAGAGAACAGCCAGACAAAGGGGAACTTGATGTCAAGCTGTGATGTAGAAACTGCTAGGGACATCAATAGTAGTGACTCACTTGTTTGTTTCCTGTATGGGTTGGTCCATTAGAAGCTGCAGCATAGGGAACCAAGTAACTTGGTAAAATCAAGCTAATTTCAGATTGAAACTGCTGAAAATAGGCAGGGATTGACAAGCCAAGGAACAACGAGACACCGACTATCGTCATGTTTCTGATACTCGCAGTTTGACTATACTGTAGTGTCGAGAGCCCCAATGCAACGATTAGAGCCCATGTAAAACAGAGGACTGAAGCCGCCAATGCCAGTGGTATGGAGGCAAGAACAGCACCAACTTTACCtacaaaaacatgaaaaacttGTTGGTGTCCTCGTCAAAGAACAGCTATGCATAGGAAATCCTATTATTGATTGGTAAATACTCAAGAACATCTTTGATTTTCCTGTGATATGATGGACAGTTTACCTATGAATGAGATAAATATCAAGAAAACTGCTCCGATTTCCAAGGCCCTTCGATTCGCCACTTTTGTTACATGAATCGTATGTACATTTTCTGTTAACGTTGTTGATCCAGAACCTGTACCCCACAGTCCAGCCAAGATACTGCAGAAACCTTCCAAAGCAATTCCTCTGCTAACAATTCCTGGAGTTGGTGGCTTTGAAGCAACACGTAAAGCCACAGTGTGATAAGTACCAACCTGAAAAGGAGCATTTTTCTGGATCAGATGCCTGAGTGCAGTGTTCCAAAATATATCTATTCTTTACAATGATCAGGGATAGATATAAAGACTTGGGAATCAAAGACAGGGATAGATATTTGCTTTGAGTGTACTTACAGAGTCCACTGATGAAACCAGAGAAACCATGATCATGATAATAGAAGTTTTTATATGAAAGATTGGCACACCCCACTGCAAAGGGTAAGGAATTCGAACCCATGCTGCAGTTCTCCATGCACTTGAAACATCAGTTCTGCAATGTTTCATGGTATATACGTGCCTTCTACACGCATCCACTAAGATATTTGAACTAGGAATATCTGGGCTGCAGCCTGAGAAATCATATGCTCCACCAGTAGTCAAAAAGAATGCGTAGGCCCATATAATCATGACACTAAGAGGAACCTATCATCCGGAAAGAAGAACTTAAGATCAGTGGTATGGAAAAACATTAACTCCAATGTATCATACTTTATAACAATTATAACTCCAATGGAAAAACATTAGTTTACACTGTGCAATCTTATAATTCTATCAACTAAGCCCCTGAAGTGTGAATAAATTTAGGCTTTCAATTTGAAAATCATTCGTACATCAATTCTTACACGCATATAGACTTCTTAAAATTCTAGGCCCTCAATTTGAAAATCGTCAAATTTGAAATGGATGGTCTAAATTGGttcaattatgaaaatttactAGTTTAATTGATATAACTATAAGTCCGCACAGGTAAACTAATGTTTTGTGAGAGATGGTGTAAATTGATacatttatgaaagtttagggTTAAAGTGATACGACTTTAACCCTAAACAACCTCCAACGTTTAGGgatataaactaatttttgCCCCTTACTTTATAAGAAACTGTATATTTTAATCACATAGACAAGGCATAGGGCAGATGGGCACGAACCGATCGTAAATGCTTGGAAACGTAAgacttaaaacttaaaaagaaattaaaaacaactaaatttaatttttgccCCTTATTTGAGATCTAACAactaaaaaacttaaaaacaataaaaacaagatGAATAGTAAATGCGTAGAAACTTAAGACTTAAAACTGAATAATTAAAGCTAATATAATAAAGTAACTTTAGAAACACAGAACTGAAGAAAAACCACAAATCTCAACAATTTCTTAtgaataatactaataataaggTACACTAATCCGAGGAACTTGTTGCAAGTCACCATTCCTCAAAAGATAAGATATACATACCGCATAAACTCTGAATACACGATGGCCAAGTATGGATACTCCTCGGAGGTactgcaaatgcaaacacaagCAATTACTTTTATGAACAATTTCAGTGACACTTTTAACATGTTAGTCACTAGAAACATGTAAACTGTTCGGTAATGCTAAAATCTTGATGAGTTACTTCGTATAATTTTGCAACCGGTGAACAAATTGCTCAGATCTGAACTTTTAGCAACAGACAACTAAAATGGTTGGTAATTGCTTAAGTTTTAACACTTACCAGGGTAAATATAAGAAGCAAAACTATCTGCGGGACGCTGATCTCCACACAATTACCAGCTTGTGGAAAGCCATAGCTGAAAAATGCTAAACCTACAGCAGCAACCGTGGGTGCAACCACAATTGGGTTTATCAACCTGCAGATTatgagaattgaagaaaattcttTGCTCAGTGATGTAACAAAATTGTATAGCATTTGCATATATTAGGAGGCAGGAGCTTAGAATCAAGGCTTCGTAGAAGTCTTGCAGTGTAACACATGACATcagaaaaacataaacaataaaaaatgatgagCTTATCATCATTGTTAATCAAATTCGGTCTCGAGTTCTTTAGAGATACCTAGTATTCCTTCACGTTCGACTAATTTTCCAGATTATGATAGGTTAGAAATACTtatctaaaattgaaattagggAGGTAGAGACTAATTTAACACATGCTGCAATTACCTTGGCTCATTAAAAACAATCTTCAAACTTACTAAGGAATATTGTTGGGTAAGTGATGCTGAAAAGATATGCTTCATAACATAAGGAAAGTGATGGATCAGTGATAATGGAAATGATGCCCTACACCATATCGAAACAATTTGCAATAATACCTAAGGAAAAGGGTCATTAAACCACTGAATCCCAAAATGCTTTGAAATATTGAACTAATAATTATTGCTCCCTGCAGTTCTCTCATTATATGCCTGAATTTctgcaagaaaagaaaaacacatcTTTAACTATACaagaaaagtgaaagaaaagcaTTACAGAGGACCAAATTCCACATCACTATCCAAGAACTCTCCACTTTCATAACAGCCTTCAATTTAACATGTTTGGAACAGGTGAGCGATCTTTAAGTAAACAGGACCAAATTCAGTTCTCGGAGCTTACATGTTCCGTAAGATTGCGGTACTCCTGAGCATTCATGATAATTAGTGCTGGAGCCAAGAACACAAATGAGCTTCCTTGAACTAATGGTAGTCGGGTACCGAAGCAGGAGTGAAGGATTGTTGTGATTCCCGAAATCAGTAGTAGAGTTGAAATTACTGTAGCTGTATCTTTCTGTCATTTTGGAAAGAACACATGATTGAGCACACACGCACATTCTGACTTCATTAAAAGTTGGAAAAAAACTTGGTGTCCTGTCTCTTCCTCAACATTTTCAGTTAGAACcaaaaaatgacataaaaaaGATGCTTACATCCGTTCCACCCATAGCAGGTACAATGATCAGGGGTATGAAAACAACTGACCCAACCAACGATAAATAATGCTGAAGTCCATAATACATTAATGGAACTGCAAAAACAGTCGAGCAAACATAAGGAAAAGCTACAGCTATATGGTGAAACATAGCAAGAGGACTTGTAAGGAAGACATAGATGATAGAACAATATGCTTCCATGATCATAATTATGTCACCGACAAACATGAACTGGTTACTAGGCAGTAGCACAAGCTAATTATGATTCCATGATCTTACGCATGGTTTGTATGGACTGCAGAGCCAAGGATCAAGCACACCTTCATccttatatttaaatgtttacaTTCGAATGTAGTCGCCTAATATTATGCCAATAAATTCATTATGATGCACTAATTATGGTGAAAATCAACAAActaatttaagaaagaaaacaatat
This genomic window from Cucurbita pepo subsp. pepo cultivar mu-cu-16 chromosome LG01, ASM280686v2, whole genome shotgun sequence contains:
- the LOC111806986 gene encoding nucleobase-ascorbate transporter 11 isoform X1, whose translation is MESGSTAMDKVETGKRGAKLGSMVSNAPMVDRFVPRADHNPRDLRSWAKRTGFVSSFSGETTSIVGEKNESARFDLEKGLERRGGGSSPKIEIDPILGRTRYNREIEVEPVTGSGKEEMRTENEGVLRFRDGAVRGEERRRIGLEHVMGGAKEDEREMTNGKGREKGDGAMNRNSDGDVHGIGHGRVSVVTPATEPKREDDRDERNENINVNGDEGEATEGGWLRPSGMKLGPTENPGYVPLMYYGLQHYLSLVGSVVFIPLIIVPAMGGTDKDTATVISTLLLISGITTILHSCFGTRLPLVQGSSFVFLAPALIIMNAQEYRNLTEHKFRHIMRELQGAIIISSIFQSILGFSGLMTLFLRLINPIVVAPTVAAVGLAFFSYGFPQAGNCVEISVPQIVLLLIFTLYLRGVSILGHRVFRVYAVPLSVMIIWAYAFFLTTGGAYDFSGCSPDIPSSNILVDACRRHVYTMKHCRTDVSSAWRTAAWVRIPYPLQWGVPIFHIKTSIIMIMVSLVSSVDSVGTYHTVALRVASKPPTPGIVSRGIALEGFCSILAGLWGTGSGSTTLTENVHTIHVTKVANRRALEIGAVFLIFISFIGKVGAVLASIPLALAASVLCFTWALIVALGLSTLQYSQTASIRNMTIVGVSLFLGLSIPAYFQQFQSEISLILPSYLVPYAAASNGPTHTGNKQFDFVFNGIMSLNMVVTFFIALILDNTVPGSRQERGVYIWSHIDDIKNDPSLVATYSLPKRFLRLFCWSKCLCL